The following is a genomic window from Chryseobacterium ginsenosidimutans.
AATTTTTCCTGCTGTTCTTTCAGGTTTTTTTCAACAAGAGAAGTAATAGGAATTTGTATTTTACCATAATCCAATACAGGTTTTGTAACCCATCTGAAACCATTCGGCTGAGTATTGGTACTTATTGTCCAGTTATTTTTCAGGTTTAAAGTCGTATTAAAAGACATCACCGTTTCAAAAGTGGTACTTTGATAACTGTATATTCCCAATGTTCCAATGCCTTTTTCGGCCCAGATTTTTAACGGAACTTCAATTAAAAGATTTTGATTCGTTCCTCCCACAAGTCTTATCGGGCGGGTTTTCCAGACTTTTACCTTAAACTGATCATTATTATTGTCCGTATAAGAATCGTCCTGATAAATAAGTTCTTTTACAGACGCATTAATCATGTTGCTGATCTCCGAAAGAGGAATCGTGACAGGCATCGTAATGCTGGATTTTACTTTAGGGAAATTATAATTAGCCAGTTGATTATCAGGGGTGTTTTGACCAAAAATACTGACTGCTGCTAAAAGAAATAATATTTTGATTGATTTCAATTGTGTGGATTTTTTTAATAAAATTGTGAGAAACGATTTAATTTTCAGGTTTGAAACTTTTTTCCAGCTCAATGCTTGCGCCTTTCATTTCCCCTTTCATAGGAGGAGCTGTTTTTGTAATCTTTAGTTTAATATAAGATATTTCTGAGAATTTTTCATGAATTTTAGAGATAATTCTCCCGCCAACATGTTCAAGCAATTTTGATTTGATTTTCATTTCGTCCTGAATGATCTCATTAATATCTGCGTAACTTATTGTATCATTCAAATCGTCTGATTCTGCAGCTTTCCACAAATCGGTGTGAAGTTCCAAATTAAGAATATAATACGTACCAATGATGTTTTCTTCTGGTAAAACACCGTGGTAAGCATATATTTTCACATCTTCGAGATATATTTTACTCATAATTTAATTTATACAAGACAAAAGTATTATATTTAATTACTAAAACAAAAATTAAATTACTATGAAAAATTTTAAAAAATTAAGCAAACAAGACCTCCAGCAAATAAACGGAGCCGCTTTAACGAATTGCAATGGATGTCCTGTAAATGCTACTTTCGGAGATGGCGCAGGATTTACTGCTTCATGTGCCTCATATTGGGCGTTGCCTGAACATTGCAGAAAATGTGTACTTGTAAGTATGGATTGTTTTGAACAGATTCAGTTAGGATAAATTACTAAAAACAAATATTAAAAGAAAAAAGCACTGTAAAAACAGTGCTTTTCATTATTTTATGCTTTTCGAAAGATCGAGCATTGCTTCAATCGGTTTCAAAGCTCTTAATCTTAATTCTTCGTCAATAAGAATTTCAGGAAGCTCATATTTCATACACAAATACAGCTTTTCCATTGTATTACGTTTCATGTAGAAACATTCTGAACAGTTACAGCTTTCATCAAAAACCAAAGCAGGAATCAGTTCTTTATGAGGTGCACGTTTTCTCATTTCGTGCAGAATTCCTTCTTCTGTTGCAATGATGAATTTCTGGCAATCTTCTTTTTCAACATAATTCAACAGAGCAGAAGTGGAACCTATGAAATGAGCCAGTTTCAAAACAGACTCTTCACTTTCAGGGTGGGCAATTAGTTTGGCATCAGGATTATCTGCCAGTTGTTTTGCAATTCTCTCCATCGAAAATGCTTCGTGTACAATACAGCTTCCGTCCCAAAGAATCATATCGCGGCCCGTTTTCTGAGATAAATATCGTCCCAAGTTTTTATCCGGAGCGAAAATAATCGGTCGGTCTTTCGGAAGAGCTTCAATCACCGTTTCAGCGTTTGAACTGGTTACGATGATGTCACTTTCTGCTTTCGTTTCAGCGTTGCAGTTGATGTACGTTGCGATCAAAGCATTCGGATGCTGTTCACGCATTTTTCTTAAGCCTTCTCCTGAACAACCGTCTGCCAAAGAACATCCTGCCATCGTATCGGGAAGAACAACTTTTTTCGTCGGGTTCAGAATTTTTGCTGCTTCTGCCATGAAATGTACTCCGCAGAATACAATCATATCAGCATTTGTATCTTTTGCCTGTCTCGCCAATTGAAGGGAATCTCCAAGGAAATCAGCAATATCCTGAATTTCTCCGGGCTGGTAATAATGCGCTAAAATCACGGCATTTTTCTCTTCTTTCAATTGAAGAATCGCTTTCACCAATTCTTTTCCTTGAGGAATAGCTATATCTTTTATATCCAAAAATCCTCTTACAGGAATTGCAGATTTAGCTTTTTCTAATGTTTCGGTACTCATATCCACCTCAATGTTTTTGCTCATCAGAAATTAGAAGTTAGAAATTAGAAGTTAGATTTGCCTTTCGGCTCCAGCTACCATTTTCTGCTTTAGTTCCCGACAAAATTTTTTATTAAACTCTCTATTTCTCTTTTTGCAATATCTAAATCGGAATTTATCACGATTGTATCAAATTCTTTGGCGTAAGACATTTCTTCTTCTGCCTTTTCTACACGGGTTTTGATGGTTTCTGGATCATCCGTTCCTCGGGAGATCAATCTTCGTTCCAGCTCTTCGATGGAAGGTGGTTCAATGAAAATTGACAATGCTTTTTCTCCGAAATATTTTTTTAAGGAAATTCCACCTTTTACATCTACATCAAAAATAACCACTTTCCCCTGACTCCAGATCTTCTCAACTTCAGATTTTAAAGTACCGTAATATTTATCATTATATACTTCTTCAAATTCTACAAAAGCATCTTCCGCAATTTTCTGCCTGAATTCATCAGGACTTAAAAAATGGTAATCAACAGCATGAATTTCACTTCCTCTCGGTTGTCTTGTTGTACATGAAATGGAGAACTGAAGTTCATTAAATACTTCCAGAGAATGCTTCACCAAGGTAGTTTTTCCGCTTCCAGACGGTGCTGAAAATATGATAACTTTATTCATTTTAAACAGTTATGAATTCTGAGCTATGAATTCTGAGTTTTTCAATCTGCAATAAGCAACGTATAACTCATCATTAACAACTCATCATTTTTTACAAAACATTTAACGTCTGTTCTTTAATTTTTTCCAAATCGTCTTTCATCATCACCACCAGTTTCTGGATCTCTGCATGATTGGCCTTTGAACCTAAAGTATTGATTTCTCTTCCGATTTCCTGAGAAATAAAACCAAGTTTTTTTCCGTTGAAATCTTCTTTGTCCATTACTTCTTTATAATATTTCAAGTGCTGGGAAAGTCTTACTTTTTCCTCCGAAATATCCAGTTTTTCTGTAAAATAAGCCATTTCCTGATAAAAACGGGTTTCATCAACATTTTCAAATTCCTTAAGCGTTTTTTGATAACGTTCTTTCACACTTTGAATTCTTACTTCTTCAAAAGGAATCACTTCTCCTAAATACTTATCAATATTCTGGATATTTCTTTCCAGTTCTTCGTGCAGGATTTTCCCTTCTGTTTTTCTGAAATCTTCAAACTTATCAACCGCTGCATTTACGATTTTTGCTAAGTTTTCCCATTCACCTTCTATAAGTTCATCGGGTCTTGAAGTGATAGCGTCCGGAAGTCTTACTGCCATCTTCAGATATTCAAAATCAGGTCCGTCTGAGGCAATAGTACGAAGCTCATTCATATAAGAATCAATTAAACTTTTATTGATTTTTACATCATTTGTCTCTTCAAGATTTTCTATATTAATGTAGCAGTCTACTTTCCCACGGATAATTCTGTCATTAAGAATTTTTCGGATTTCGAATTCTTTTTCTTTATAACGTAACGGTACTTTTATATTTAAATCAAAACTTTTGCTGTTCAAAGATTTAACATCTACCGTTATTTTTTTTCCTTCAAAAACGTCTTCGGCTCTCCCGAACCCGGTCATTGATAAAATCATAGTTTTTTATTGTCGTACAAAGATAAACATTTAAATTAGCACTGTGAAAAATTTGATTTCTGTTGTAGGACCCACCGGAATTGGAAAAACGAGATTGGCAATTGATTTGGCTAAACATTTCAGTACAGAAATTGTTTCCTGTGATTCGCGCCAGTTTTTTAAGGAAATGAAAATCGGAACCGCATCGCCGTCAGAAGAAGAACTGGCGGAATCACCTCATCATTTTATAGGAAATCTTTCGGTTCATGAATATTATTCTATTGGGCAATATGAAGAAGATGCTTTAGAAAAACTCAACGAGCTTTTTGAGAAATATGATACCGTTATTTTAGTCGGCGGAAGCATGATGTATGAAAAAGCGGTAATTGAAGGACTGAATGATTTGCCGGAAGCCGATGAAGAAAATCAGAAAAAATTACAGGAAATTCTGGATAATGATGGAATTGAAAAACTTCAGGAAATGTTGAAAAAACTCGATCCTGAATATTTTGCGGTGGTAGATTTCCATAATCCCAGAAGACTTTTACGGGCAATTGATGTAATCTGGCAGACGAATAAAAAGTATTCTGAATTAATTGCTGTTTCACAAGATTCCAGAGATTTTAATGTTATCCGAATCGGAATTGAAGCTCCGAGAGAAGAATTGTACGACAGAATCAATAGGAGAGTGGATATCATGATGGAGAAAGGTTTGTTGGATGAAGCAAAAAGCTTGGAGAAATTTAAACATCTGACCGCTTTAAATACGGTTGGCTATGCTGAATTATTTAAATATTTTGATAGGGAATGGGATTTGGATTTTGCAGTTTCTGAGATTAAGAAAAATAGCAGAAGATATGCAAAACGTCAATTGACCTGGTACAGAAAAGCGAATGATATTCATTATTTGCCGTTGGGGTATTCTCAGGAAGATTTTGATGGTTTGATTGAGTATATTAATGAACAAACTTGAAAACAGTTGAATTTTTGACTCAAAGATTTATTTTTAATTATGTATATTTTAAGAGAGCAAAGACTTGAATCAATAAAATTGATTCTTACGAAGCTCCTTTTATCAGTGACTTTGTCGCTTTTCTTTGTTCACTAAATAAAATTCTTTTTTATTAACCCTTTGCGTTTAAATCTTAACGGTTCAACTGTCATTCTGATGAAGGAAGAATCTCTGCAAATATTTTATAGATTCTTCACTTCACTTTGTCCGTTCAGAATGACAGGGTGGATAAATATCAGCGTAGAAAATTTAATTTTAAAACAAAAAAATGCGATCCCGAAAGACCGCATTCCATTAACAATATAATTAAATTTACTACTTCCAACCGCCACCTAACGCTCGGTACAAATCTACAATACTGCTTAATCTCTGTCTTTTTACGGACGCAAGATTCAGTTCAGCCTGCAAAGAGTTTCCCTGAGCGGTAATCACTTCTAAATAATTTGCCATTCCACCTTTGTATAGCATTTCGGCACTTTTAATTCCATTTTTTAAGGTTGCCACTTGTTCGCTTGCCTTTTGTTCCTGAACTTTCAAGCTTTCATTGGAAACTAAGGCATCAGAAACTTCACCCACAGCATTCAAAACAGATTGACGGAACGCCAACACATTTTTCTCTCTTTGGATTTTTGCAACATTAAGATCCGTTTTCAATTGTCTTTTCTGAAAAATAGGCTGAGTTAATCCTCCTAAAACAGAACCGAACAAAGATGCCGGAATCTGAAACCAGTTATCGATTTTAAATGAATTTACTCCCCCGTTTGCTGTGATTTTCAATGCAGGATACATATTTGCCTGGGCAATTCCCACCATTGAATTGGATTCCAACAACACCAATTCCTGCTGACGAACATCCGGACGACGGCTCACCATTGCCGCAGGAAGTCCCGCAGAAATATCTTGTGGTAAAGAGGTGTCGGACATTTCAATGGTTCTGTCCACTTTATTTGGATTTTCACCTACCAAAATACTTAGCGCATTTTCCTGAATTGCAATGTTTTGCTCCAGTTGCGTAATCAAAAGTTCTGTCGATTGCTTTTGAGATGTAGCCTGCTGAACGCCCAAAGATGTGGTGTCGCCGCTTTGCCACAATTTTTCTGTAAGAGAAAGGGTGTTGGTGCTTAATTCTAAATTTGATTTTGCAATCTGTAATTGTTTATCAAGCATCAATAAATTATAATAACCCTGTGCAATCGCTGCAACCACCTGTGTCTGAATGGCTTTTGTAGCTTCGTAAGTCTGCAGATACTGCATTTTTGAAACTTCCTGCTGGTTTTTAATTTTGCCCCAAATATCTGCTTCCCACGAAAGATTGAAGGCTGCATTGTAATCTTCAACATAGCTTTTCCCTAAAAATAGATTTAAGCTTTGCCCGTTCATGCTGTTTTTTGAAGGTTTCGAAATCTGCCCTGAAACTGCAAATCCTACATCAGGATATTGAAGATATTTTGCCTGTTTCAGTTTTTCTTGGGAAGAAGCAACCTGTTTTAAAGCAATCTGTAAATCGTAATTGTTTTTAATTCCTTTTTCGATTAAACTTTGCAGGATCGGATCGCTGAAAAACTTTTTCCACTCTAAATTGGCAACACTTGCTGTATCAGCAGTTGCAGTATAGGAGAATTTTTCCGGAAGCTCGAGATCCGGTTCCGCATATGCTAATTTCGACACACACGAAACAGAACCTAAAGCCAATATGAATGTTAGAAAAATATTTTTTATTCTTTTCATAATTTTTAAATATGACTTTTAGTTGACTACAAAACTTTGAGAAATTGTTGTGCAAAGACATCTTTAGTAGGAGAAAATACTTTGCTTTTATGATATGAGTTTGAATAGTTGCTTCTCTATTTTATTCTCAAAGTTTTGTAAATCAGTTTTATTATTAATGAGCAGCTGCTAAAAGTTCTGCCTCCAATTTTTGCTTTTGAAGTCTTTTGTTTTTTCTGCTCGGCATTTTTTCATGTAAATACTGGAAGATCACAAACATGACAGGGATAATGAAAATTCCGAATACAACCCCTGTGAACATTCCTCCAACGGTACTGATCCCGATAGAATGGTTACCTTTTGCAGCCGCACCCTGAGACCAAACCAATGGAAGCATACCAACGATAAATGCAAATGAGGTCATCAAAATCGGTCTTAAACGTAATCTTGAAGCCTGAAGCGCAGATTCAAGCAATGATCTTCCTGCTTTCCTTCTCTGTA
Proteins encoded in this region:
- a CDS encoding bacteriocin-like protein, with the translated sequence MKNFKKLSKQDLQQINGAALTNCNGCPVNATFGDGAGFTASCASYWALPEHCRKCVLVSMDCFEQIQLG
- a CDS encoding YicC family protein — its product is MILSMTGFGRAEDVFEGKKITVDVKSLNSKSFDLNIKVPLRYKEKEFEIRKILNDRIIRGKVDCYINIENLEETNDVKINKSLIDSYMNELRTIASDGPDFEYLKMAVRLPDAITSRPDELIEGEWENLAKIVNAAVDKFEDFRKTEGKILHEELERNIQNIDKYLGEVIPFEEVRIQSVKERYQKTLKEFENVDETRFYQEMAYFTEKLDISEEKVRLSQHLKYYKEVMDKEDFNGKKLGFISQEIGREINTLGSKANHAEIQKLVVMMKDDLEKIKEQTLNVL
- a CDS encoding efflux transporter outer membrane subunit, whose translation is MKRIKNIFLTFILALGSVSCVSKLAYAEPDLELPEKFSYTATADTASVANLEWKKFFSDPILQSLIEKGIKNNYDLQIALKQVASSQEKLKQAKYLQYPDVGFAVSGQISKPSKNSMNGQSLNLFLGKSYVEDYNAAFNLSWEADIWGKIKNQQEVSKMQYLQTYEATKAIQTQVVAAIAQGYYNLLMLDKQLQIAKSNLELSTNTLSLTEKLWQSGDTTSLGVQQATSQKQSTELLITQLEQNIAIQENALSILVGENPNKVDRTIEMSDTSLPQDISAGLPAAMVSRRPDVRQQELVLLESNSMVGIAQANMYPALKITANGGVNSFKIDNWFQIPASLFGSVLGGLTQPIFQKRQLKTDLNVAKIQREKNVLAFRQSVLNAVGEVSDALVSNESLKVQEQKASEQVATLKNGIKSAEMLYKGGMANYLEVITAQGNSLQAELNLASVKRQRLSSIVDLYRALGGGWK
- the gmk gene encoding guanylate kinase, with the translated sequence MNKVIIFSAPSGSGKTTLVKHSLEVFNELQFSISCTTRQPRGSEIHAVDYHFLSPDEFRQKIAEDAFVEFEEVYNDKYYGTLKSEVEKIWSQGKVVIFDVDVKGGISLKKYFGEKALSIFIEPPSIEELERRLISRGTDDPETIKTRVEKAEEEMSYAKEFDTIVINSDLDIAKREIESLIKNFVGN
- the nadA gene encoding quinolinate synthase NadA; amino-acid sequence: MSTETLEKAKSAIPVRGFLDIKDIAIPQGKELVKAILQLKEEKNAVILAHYYQPGEIQDIADFLGDSLQLARQAKDTNADMIVFCGVHFMAEAAKILNPTKKVVLPDTMAGCSLADGCSGEGLRKMREQHPNALIATYINCNAETKAESDIIVTSSNAETVIEALPKDRPIIFAPDKNLGRYLSQKTGRDMILWDGSCIVHEAFSMERIAKQLADNPDAKLIAHPESEESVLKLAHFIGSTSALLNYVEKEDCQKFIIATEEGILHEMRKRAPHKELIPALVFDESCNCSECFYMKRNTMEKLYLCMKYELPEILIDEELRLRALKPIEAMLDLSKSIK
- the folB gene encoding dihydroneopterin aldolase; translated protein: MMSKIYLEDVKIYAYHGVLPEENIIGTYYILNLELHTDLWKAAESDDLNDTISYADINEIIQDEMKIKSKLLEHVGGRIISKIHEKFSEISYIKLKITKTAPPMKGEMKGASIELEKSFKPEN
- the miaA gene encoding tRNA (adenosine(37)-N6)-dimethylallyltransferase MiaA, with product MKNLISVVGPTGIGKTRLAIDLAKHFSTEIVSCDSRQFFKEMKIGTASPSEEELAESPHHFIGNLSVHEYYSIGQYEEDALEKLNELFEKYDTVILVGGSMMYEKAVIEGLNDLPEADEENQKKLQEILDNDGIEKLQEMLKKLDPEYFAVVDFHNPRRLLRAIDVIWQTNKKYSELIAVSQDSRDFNVIRIGIEAPREELYDRINRRVDIMMEKGLLDEAKSLEKFKHLTALNTVGYAELFKYFDREWDLDFAVSEIKKNSRRYAKRQLTWYRKANDIHYLPLGYSQEDFDGLIEYINEQT